ACGGAAATCTTCAATTACATAGCGTGCTACTACAACCCGAAAAGGAGGCATTCGGCACTGGGCTATCTTTGCCCCGACAACTTTGAGGAACGCTACTTTTCTAACTTAACGCTGTGTCCGTGAAAATGGGACCATGTCAGACTAAGCCGTCCGAAATACTTCTCTAATATTTTAAAAATTGCAAACCTATTGTCTTTTGCCCATTCACAAACATCATAAAATTTAGTATCAAATTTCTTTGGTTGGTCAATTAGATCGTCAACCAGTTTTGATTCATTACGTGAACCTGTATGAATTAAAAAATAGAGTTTGTCATCTGTATATGACTCCAATGCATCCAGAAAATGATTACCTGAACCCAAATCTCCCAGTTTACCTTTATTCGCTTTAATATCAAAATATATATTATCCCATTTTTCTTTTTTAAAATCTGATTTTGTTAAATCTGCCTCGCACAATAACATGCCACAACCGCAGTCCGATATTGCAAATTTGCGCCAATCTTTTTGTTCGGTATAAACAACTGTTCCTGTAGGGAGGGGAGATTTTCCTGGGCAGGCATCCGGGAAAAAAATTACTTTTTCTGCCTTTAAATCGTGAGGAAGCCAGTTATATATTTTATTTAAAGGCTCTGCTGAATAATTTACAACTTCCATTTTTTGTTTTATTTACATTTCAATGAAGCAAAGAATTATCATTTTTATTAAAATAGCGGTGGGTATTTGATTTTATTAGTACATCAGTCATGACAACAATTCCTATGACCAAAAGTACTGATAGTTTAGCGTGACCATCTGAAGATTCGATTAATGGTAAAGGTGAATTAAAAAAGCCGTGTAAAATTATTCCATAGAAGAGATTGTTTGTCAAAACATAAATAACTACTCCAATCAATCCCCCAACAATTAAAAAAGCAAAAACCACTAAATTGAATTGCAAATGACATAATGAAAAGACTACTGAAGAAAATAACGCTGCAAATAAAAATGCTTTTAGTTTATTATTATGAATAAAATTATTTTTAAAATGATGAAAAAATTGAAGAAATAAAAAACCTCTAAAAAAAGATTCCTCATTCAAACCTGTTGCTATTGTATTTGCCACAAAATATGATAATTCTTTTATGGCTTTATTTTGATCCAGCCATACTTCATTAATTTTTATACCATAATTTGTAAAAAAAACAAAACCCAAAAGAAATATTTGTTCTAAAATCCAAACTATTGGAATAAGCCATAATGATTTGACAAAATCCTTCTTATTTAAACCCAAATCAGCCAATGATACTTTTCCGATTTTATTAATAAAAACAATTACCAATAGTAAAAAAATAATTAAGTGAATATATAATATATTCGTCGAAAGCAAGTAAAATATACTTTCTTTATTGTACATAACTCTTGGCTGAAATGTTAAAATTATTAAAAGGATAACAGGAAACAAAAAAATAGACATTATTAAAAATTTATAACTTTTGACTTCTATATCTTTACTTAGAAGCAATTCAGATTGTACTAAATATTTTGCCATTTGTAGTATTTATTTTTTGCCAGAATACCGCACTACACTTAAGCAGCCTGAGGAAGTGGCGGGTTTAATTGTCAGTTACCTGCGCAATATACAAAAATTAAATTTAGTCCATCTATCTACTTATACGCAAATGGAATAATGATATCGTCTGTACAAAACACCTTGTGTATAGTTGACTGATCCAGCCTTTTTGAGGGTTTAATCCATTCATCGAACCATTATTCGGTTTTATCGAATAGTCTCCGGCCCTGATCGAAACGTGCCGGTGTGCATCTGCTGTAGGCGGTAGTTTGCCCAA
The genomic region above belongs to Bacteroidetes Order II. bacterium and contains:
- a CDS encoding RtcB family protein, producing the protein MEVVNYSAEPLNKIYNWLPHDLKAEKVIFFPDACPGKSPLPTGTVVYTEQKDWRKFAISDCGCGMLLCEADLTKSDFKKEKWDNIYFDIKANKGKLGDLGSGNHFLDALESYTDDKLYFLIHTGSRNESKLVDDLIDQPKKFDTKFYDVCEWAKDNRFAIFKILEKYFGRLSLTWSHFHGHSVKLEK
- a CDS encoding CPBP family intramembrane metalloprotease, with the protein product MAKYLVQSELLLSKDIEVKSYKFLIMSIFLFPVILLIILTFQPRVMYNKESIFYLLSTNILYIHLIIFLLLVIVFINKIGKVSLADLGLNKKDFVKSLWLIPIVWILEQIFLLGFVFFTNYGIKINEVWLDQNKAIKELSYFVANTIATGLNEESFFRGFLFLQFFHHFKNNFIHNNKLKAFLFAALFSSVVFSLCHLQFNLVVFAFLIVGGLIGVVIYVLTNNLFYGIILHGFFNSPLPLIESSDGHAKLSVLLVIGIVVMTDVLIKSNTHRYFNKNDNSLLH